Proteins from one Mus caroli chromosome 3, CAROLI_EIJ_v1.1, whole genome shotgun sequence genomic window:
- the Ddit4l gene encoding DNA damage-inducible transcript 4-like protein: MVATGSLSSKNPASISELLDGGYHPGSLLSDFDYWDYVVPEPNLNEVVFEETTCQNLVKMLENCLSRSKQTKLGCSKVLVPEKLTQRIAQDVLRLSSTEPCGLRGCVMHVNLEIENVCKKLDRIVCDASVVPTFELTLVFKQESCPWTSLKDFFFSRGRFSSSFRRTLILSSGFRLVKKKLYSLIGTTVIEEC; encoded by the exons ATGGTTGCAACGGGCAGTTTGAGCAGTAAGAACCCGGCCAGCATTTCAGAGTTGCTGGACGGTGGCTATCACCCTGGGAGTCTGCTAAGTG atttcGACTACTGGGATTATGTTGTCCCTGAGCCCAACCTCAACGAGGTGGTATTTGAAGAGACAACATGCCAGAATTTGGTTAAAATGTTGGAGAACTGTCTGTCCAGATCAAAGCAAACCAAACTTGGTTGCTCTAAGGTCTTGGTCCCTGAGAAACTGACCCAGAGAATTGCTCAAGATGTCCTGCGGCTCTCGTCCACGGAGCCCTGCGGCCTTCGGGGTTGTGTTATGCACGTGAACTTGGAGATTGAAAACGTATGTAAAAAGCTGGATAGGATTGTGTGTGATGCTAGCGTGGTGCCAACCTTTGAGCTCACGCTTGTGTTTAAGCAGGAGAGCTGCCCGTGGACCAGCCTCAAGGACTTCTTCTTCAGCAGAGGTCGCTTCTCCTCGAGCTTTAGGCGAACTCTGATTCTCAGCTCAGGATTTCGACTTGTGAAGAAAAAACTGTACTCCCTGATTGGAACGACAGTCATTGAAGAGTGCTAA